The Niastella koreensis GR20-10 genome includes a window with the following:
- a CDS encoding glycoside hydrolase family 43 protein, giving the protein MFTSFHEPASDGLRLLYSYDGYKWTDVGRTFVKPEVGSGVMRDPSIAKGADGEYHLVWTSGWNKDKGFGYAHSNDLVHWSKPEFIPVMENDSNVVNVWAPEVFFDEENNQFIIVWASTIPFRFPKGLEDENNNQRLYYTVTKDFKTFSPSKLYLDPQFSVIDAEIVKRAPKDYVLVLKDNTRPMRNIKVAFGNSPLGPWNNISAPFTKNFTEGPSVAHVGKDWLIYFDSYGDKKYEAVKTTDFIRFDSAAVSVPEGHKHGTIFMTSKKELKKLLNEK; this is encoded by the coding sequence ATGTTTACATCATTCCACGAACCCGCCAGCGATGGGTTGCGGTTGTTGTATAGCTATGATGGCTATAAATGGACAGATGTAGGGCGAACCTTTGTAAAACCTGAAGTAGGTTCCGGAGTAATGCGCGATCCTTCCATTGCAAAGGGCGCCGATGGCGAATACCACCTGGTATGGACAAGCGGCTGGAACAAAGACAAAGGTTTTGGGTATGCCCATTCAAACGACCTTGTTCATTGGTCGAAACCGGAGTTTATTCCTGTAATGGAAAATGACTCAAACGTAGTAAATGTATGGGCGCCTGAGGTTTTCTTTGATGAGGAGAATAACCAGTTCATCATTGTATGGGCTTCTACCATTCCATTTCGTTTTCCCAAAGGCCTGGAAGATGAGAACAATAACCAGCGCCTGTATTATACGGTAACCAAAGATTTCAAAACCTTTTCACCCAGTAAATTATACCTCGATCCGCAGTTCAGTGTGATCGATGCAGAAATTGTAAAAAGAGCGCCCAAAGATTATGTGCTGGTGTTGAAAGACAATACCCGGCCTATGCGCAATATAAAAGTAGCGTTTGGTAATAGTCCGTTAGGTCCCTGGAATAATATTTCCGCACCCTTTACCAAAAATTTCACAGAAGGCCCTTCAGTGGCCCATGTGGGTAAGGACTGGTTGATTTATTTCGACTCCTATGGCGATAAAAAATATGAAGCCGTTAAAACAACGGATTTTATCCGTTTCGATTCGGCGGCTGTATCGGTGCCGGAAGGACACAAGCACGGAACGATATTTATGACGAGTAAGAAGGAGTTGAAAAAACTGTTAAATGAGAAATGA
- a CDS encoding DUF6298 domain-containing protein has product MNSAIRPIHTPGFVNVFIKPFFIGSLLLITSAGFSQKGKKAPEPPLSNVKGKLNYVADSLGNRVPDFSYCGYMGGDKAIPDAPVKVVVPVKAGDATVRIQAALDYVASLPLDKNIRGAVLLLPGQYEVAGQLFIRASGVVLRGSGFGENGSIVKGTGKDRQTLIAIAGKNDRQLNTETRLTDKYIPVNSVTVNVATPNNFKVGDKVIIHRPSTQNWIDALHTNHFGGGITALGWKPGQRDLYWDRTIVAVNNTVIQLDAPLTTALDEQYGGGLIASYNWNGRIQDAGVENLRLVSDYDTNNPKDEAHRWMAINIENTTDAWVRQVIFEHFAGSAVFIPETSKRITVEDCKSLAPISEIGGHRRNTFYTAGQQVLFQRLYAEYGNHDFGTGFCAPGPNAFVQCQSYRPYSFSGGIDSWSAGVLFDMVIVDGQPISFINRGQDGNGAGWNIANSVFWNCSAARIDCYQPPTAQNWSFGSWAQFSGDGFWAESNNTIEPRSLYYAQLKERLKEDISGRVQLLLIESDATSSPTVAQAAELTALSKDPQPTVKGFIDGAPKRQPIPTVATGVKTIDELGYKQPAAIPNVAAMRVQNSWLVRGNEVLTGSRGESPWWNGSARTYAMPNAKEAVTRFIPGQTGKGLTDDLGCMTDEMKAGHEVAYEQNYALWYERRRDDHERIRRMDGDVWTPFYELPFARSGKDTAWDGLSKYDLTKYNFWYWNRLKQFADLADQKGLVLVHQNFFQHNIIEAGAHYVDFPFRPVNNINNTGLPEPVPFAGDKRVFMAEQFYDVTHPVRRGLLRAYIRQCLNNFTSNNGVIQLTGAEFTGPLHFVQFWVDVVKEWEKETGKKELIGLSTTKDVQDAILADTDRAAAIDIIDIRYWHYQADGSAYAPPGGQSLAPRQQARQFKPKKTSFEQVYRAVREYRDKYAGKAVIYSGDSYDQMGWAVFLAGGSLANIPAMGDAGFVAAASTMKPVDGVSKEQYTLANAGNGYIVYSNGSDVQVDLTNVPAGFKVKWFDANKGEVIGKEEKVKGGKVVTLKSPKQGAVVAWIRKA; this is encoded by the coding sequence ATGAATTCAGCAATTCGCCCCATACATACGCCTGGTTTTGTAAACGTTTTCATAAAACCGTTCTTTATTGGCAGCCTTCTGCTGATAACCAGTGCGGGTTTCTCCCAGAAAGGTAAAAAGGCCCCTGAGCCACCCTTATCAAATGTAAAAGGCAAACTCAATTATGTTGCCGACTCCCTGGGCAACAGAGTTCCTGATTTTTCTTATTGTGGTTATATGGGCGGCGATAAAGCCATTCCCGATGCACCGGTAAAAGTAGTGGTGCCGGTAAAAGCTGGTGATGCTACTGTGCGCATTCAGGCTGCACTTGATTATGTTGCCAGCTTACCCCTTGATAAAAATATTCGTGGCGCTGTTTTATTACTGCCTGGCCAATACGAAGTGGCCGGACAGTTGTTTATTCGTGCATCCGGTGTAGTATTACGTGGCAGCGGATTTGGCGAAAATGGATCTATTGTAAAAGGAACCGGTAAAGACCGGCAAACCCTTATTGCCATTGCTGGTAAAAACGACCGGCAACTCAACACAGAAACCAGGCTTACAGATAAATATATTCCCGTTAACAGTGTAACGGTTAACGTGGCTACGCCCAATAATTTCAAAGTAGGGGATAAGGTGATCATTCATCGCCCTTCTACCCAAAACTGGATAGATGCGCTGCATACCAATCATTTTGGTGGCGGCATTACCGCATTGGGCTGGAAACCCGGTCAACGCGATCTGTATTGGGACCGTACCATTGTTGCCGTAAACAACACTGTCATTCAATTGGATGCTCCGTTAACCACTGCGCTCGATGAGCAGTATGGCGGCGGCCTTATAGCCAGCTACAATTGGAATGGCCGTATCCAGGATGCAGGCGTGGAAAACCTCCGGTTGGTATCGGACTATGATACCAACAATCCAAAAGATGAAGCCCATCGCTGGATGGCCATTAACATAGAGAATACAACCGATGCCTGGGTAAGGCAGGTGATCTTTGAACATTTTGCCGGTTCAGCCGTGTTCATCCCGGAAACCAGCAAACGCATTACCGTAGAAGATTGTAAATCGCTGGCGCCAATTTCAGAAATCGGCGGCCATCGTCGCAATACATTTTATACTGCCGGTCAACAGGTGTTGTTTCAACGGTTGTATGCGGAGTATGGCAATCATGATTTTGGCACCGGATTTTGTGCACCCGGCCCTAACGCATTTGTACAATGCCAGTCGTACCGCCCTTATAGCTTCAGCGGTGGGATAGACAGCTGGTCAGCCGGGGTATTGTTTGATATGGTGATAGTAGATGGACAACCCATCAGTTTTATAAACCGTGGTCAGGATGGTAATGGCGCCGGTTGGAACATAGCCAATAGTGTTTTCTGGAATTGTTCCGCTGCCCGCATTGACTGTTATCAGCCGCCTACCGCGCAGAACTGGTCGTTTGGCAGCTGGGCGCAGTTTTCGGGCGATGGCTTTTGGGCCGAATCGAACAACACCATCGAGCCCCGCAGTTTGTATTATGCACAGTTGAAAGAAAGATTGAAAGAAGATATATCTGGTAGGGTACAGTTGCTGTTGATTGAATCAGACGCCACCAGCAGTCCGACCGTAGCGCAGGCCGCAGAGTTAACGGCCTTATCGAAAGACCCGCAGCCTACGGTAAAGGGATTTATAGATGGCGCTCCTAAACGGCAACCTATACCCACCGTGGCAACAGGGGTAAAAACCATTGATGAGCTCGGGTATAAACAACCGGCCGCTATTCCTAATGTAGCCGCCATGCGGGTGCAAAACAGCTGGCTGGTAAGAGGCAATGAGGTGTTGACCGGCAGCCGCGGCGAATCGCCCTGGTGGAATGGCAGCGCCCGTACGTATGCCATGCCAAATGCGAAAGAAGCCGTTACCCGGTTTATTCCCGGTCAAACCGGCAAAGGACTTACCGATGACCTGGGTTGTATGACCGATGAAATGAAGGCGGGTCACGAAGTAGCTTATGAGCAAAACTACGCCTTGTGGTATGAGCGTCGCCGTGATGACCATGAACGCATTCGCCGCATGGATGGCGATGTATGGACGCCCTTTTACGAACTGCCTTTTGCCCGCAGTGGTAAAGACACTGCCTGGGATGGCCTGAGCAAATATGATCTCACCAAATACAATTTCTGGTACTGGAACCGCCTGAAACAATTTGCTGATCTCGCCGATCAGAAAGGGCTGGTACTGGTTCACCAGAATTTCTTCCAGCATAATATTATTGAGGCCGGTGCGCACTATGTTGATTTTCCATTCCGTCCGGTGAACAACATCAACAATACCGGACTGCCCGAACCGGTTCCGTTCGCCGGTGACAAACGCGTATTCATGGCCGAACAGTTTTACGATGTAACCCATCCTGTTCGCCGCGGGTTATTGCGCGCTTACATTCGCCAGTGTTTGAACAACTTTACCAGCAACAACGGGGTGATACAATTAACCGGCGCCGAGTTTACCGGTCCGCTGCATTTTGTACAGTTCTGGGTGGATGTGGTGAAGGAATGGGAAAAGGAAACCGGCAAAAAGGAATTGATTGGCTTAAGCACTACCAAAGATGTGCAGGACGCCATTTTAGCCGATACTGATCGTGCCGCCGCGATCGATATCATAGACATTCGCTACTGGCATTACCAGGCAGATGGTTCGGCGTATGCACCTCCGGGAGGACAAAGCCTGGCTCCCCGCCAACAGGCCCGTCAGTTCAAACCTAAAAAGACTTCTTTTGAACAGGTATACCGCGCAGTAAGGGAATACCGCGACAAATACGCCGGCAAGGCAGTGATCTATTCAGGCGATAGTTACGATCAAATGGGGTGGGCCGTGTTTTTGGCCGGTGGTTCGCTGGCAAATATTCCTGCTATGGGCGATGCGGGTTTTGTAGCTGCCGCATCAACCATGAAACCAGTTGATGGCGTGTCAAAAGAACAATATACCCTGGCGAATGCCGGGAACGGTTATATCGTTTACAGCAACGGCAGCGATGTTCAGGTTGACCTGACCAATGTCCCGGCCGGCTTTAAAGTAAAATGGTTTGATGCTAATAAAGGTGAAGTAATAGGAAAAGAAGAGAAGGTGAAAGGTGGAAAAGTAGTTACCTTGAAAAGCCCCAAACAGGGCGCTGTTGTAGCGTGGATCAGGAAGGCATAA
- a CDS encoding glycoside hydrolase family 140 protein → MSFVLMAAMAVAGVAHPPAGGGSPSPAHHIEPLQPLKVSPNGRYFMTADGKPFFWLGDTDWLLFSKLKREEAIKLLDDRRQKGFNVIQVMLVHIVKEVNAYGDTAVSKGNVSKPIITPGDNPDDAAQYDYWDHVDFVVKAAAERGIYVAMVPVWGSVVKEGHVSPAQAKQYAAFLADRYKSQTNVIWMNGGDIKGSDSIAVWKTIGYTLHQKDPGHLITFHPRGRTTSSIWFHNEPWLQFNVFQSGHRRYSQDTSKGDLHFGEDNWKYVAMDYVKKPVKPTFDAEPSYEEIPQGLHDSLEKRWSAADVRRYAYWSVFAGACGYTYGDNAVMQMHRPNDKDANYGVFNTWYEAMLAPGSGQMQYIKNLMLSRSYFDRVPDQSLIAGEAGVKYNRILATRGNNYALFYTCNGRNFSVQLNKLAGKNIKASWYSPRDGKYTEIGTFENKGVHEFDAPGDVKEGNDWVLVLDF, encoded by the coding sequence TTGTCTTTCGTATTAATGGCTGCAATGGCAGTGGCAGGTGTGGCTCATCCGCCAGCCGGCGGTGGGTCACCCTCGCCGGCACATCATATTGAGCCATTGCAACCATTAAAAGTATCGCCCAATGGCCGCTATTTTATGACGGCTGATGGCAAACCCTTCTTTTGGTTAGGCGATACCGACTGGTTGTTGTTCTCCAAACTGAAACGCGAAGAAGCGATCAAACTGCTGGACGACCGCCGGCAAAAAGGCTTTAATGTAATTCAGGTAATGCTGGTGCATATTGTCAAAGAGGTAAACGCCTATGGCGATACGGCTGTTAGCAAAGGCAATGTAAGCAAACCCATTATCACACCCGGCGATAACCCCGACGATGCCGCGCAATACGATTATTGGGACCATGTTGATTTTGTAGTGAAGGCAGCTGCCGAAAGGGGTATTTATGTAGCCATGGTGCCGGTTTGGGGCAGTGTAGTAAAGGAAGGACATGTGAGCCCGGCACAGGCAAAACAATACGCCGCTTTTTTAGCCGATCGCTATAAATCACAAACCAATGTGATCTGGATGAATGGAGGCGATATCAAAGGCAGCGACTCCATCGCTGTTTGGAAAACGATTGGCTACACCCTGCATCAAAAGGACCCTGGCCACTTGATCACTTTCCATCCACGCGGCCGTACCACTTCCTCTATCTGGTTTCACAACGAGCCCTGGTTACAGTTCAATGTATTTCAAAGTGGTCACCGCCGCTACAGCCAGGATACCAGCAAAGGCGATCTGCATTTTGGTGAAGACAACTGGAAATATGTAGCCATGGATTATGTGAAAAAGCCGGTGAAACCCACTTTTGATGCAGAACCTTCTTATGAAGAAATTCCCCAGGGGCTGCACGATTCGCTGGAGAAAAGATGGTCTGCTGCTGATGTAAGACGTTATGCATACTGGTCGGTATTTGCCGGCGCCTGTGGCTATACGTATGGCGATAACGCGGTAATGCAAATGCACCGCCCCAACGATAAAGACGCAAATTACGGCGTATTCAATACCTGGTACGAAGCCATGCTGGCGCCGGGGTCAGGACAAATGCAATATATAAAAAACCTGATGTTGTCGAGGTCCTATTTCGACCGCGTGCCAGATCAGTCATTGATCGCCGGTGAAGCAGGAGTGAAGTACAATCGAATCCTGGCAACCCGGGGCAATAACTATGCGCTGTTTTATACCTGCAACGGCCGCAACTTTTCTGTTCAACTGAATAAGCTGGCCGGGAAAAATATTAAAGCATCGTGGTACAGTCCCCGGGATGGTAAGTATACGGAGATAGGAACTTTTGAAAATAAAGGAGTTCATGAGTTTGATGCGCCGGGGGATGTTAAAGAAGGTAACGACTGGGTACTGGTTCTTGATTTCTAA